A single window of Mycosarcoma maydis chromosome 1, whole genome shotgun sequence DNA harbors:
- a CDS encoding putative electron transfer flavoprotein beta chain — MRASLVNQLRVLVPVKRTIDYAVKIRVASDGKGVDQNVKFSMNPFDEIAVEEAVRLREKYKDAITKITVVSVGPPKTADVLRTALAMGADDAIHVEVPDKAAANPLEPLGISKILNEIVKKAGEDEEVGLIIMGKQAIDDDASQTGQMLAGLLNWPQATYASKLEFPSGKPEKGAEAQVTREIDGGLSIVKTKLPFVVTTDLRLNEPRYASLPNIMKAKKKPFKKYTLKDLGLEDQVKPRQEILKVAEPPKREGGAKVENVDELISKLKEAGRI; from the exons ATGCGCGCATCTCTAGTCAACCAGCTTCGGGTGCTCGTGCCCGTCAAGAGGACCATCGACTATG CCGTCAAGATCCGTGTCGCATCAGATGGCAAAGGCGTCGACCAAAATGTCAAGTTCAGCATGAACCCCTTTGACGAAATTGCAGTGGAGGAGGCTGTTCGTCTGCGTGAAAAGTACAAGGATGCTATCACCAAAATC ACTGTCGTCTCTGTGGGACCACCCAAGACCGCCGATGTGCTCCGAACCGCTCTCGCCATGGGTGCTGACGACGCCATCCACGTCGAAGTACCCGACAAGGCAGCTGCCAACCCTCTCGAGCCTCTTGGCATTTCCAAGATTCTCAACGAGATCGTAAAAAAGGCAggcgaggacgaagaggtcGGTCTCATCATCATGGGCAAGCAGGCCATCGATGACGACGCTTCGCAGACCGGTCAGATGCTTGCTGGTCTGCTCAACTGGCCACAAGCAACCTAtgccagcaagctcgagttcCCATCGGGCAAGCCAGAGAAGGGTGCAGAAGCCCAAGTGACGCGAGAGATCGACGGCGGTCTCAGCATTGTCAAGACTAAGCTGCCCTTTGTCGTGACAACTGATCTTCGACTCAACGAGCCACGATACGCATCTTTGCCCAACATCATGAAGGCCAAAAAGAAGCCTTTCAAAAAGTACACCCTCAAAGACTTGGGTCTCGAGGACCAGGTCAAGCCTCGTCAGGAGATCCTCAAGGTCGCCGAGCCTcccaagcgtgaaggtggCGCAAAAGTGGAgaacgtcgacgagctcatcTCGAAGCTTAAGGAGGCTGGTCGTATCTAA
- a CDS encoding putative phosphatidylinositol-4-OH kinase regulator encodes MGKNQSKLSPEQLSDLQKNTYFDRKELQQWYKGFLKDCPSGTLDKQEFCRIYKQFFPFGDPSTFAEYVFNVFDENKNGTIDFKEFICALSVTSRGRLDEKLRWAFQLYDIDGDGTITYDEMLTIVRSIYKMTGQMVKLPEDEDTPEKRVDKIFRMMDRDKNAQLSFEEFQEGSKQDPTIVQALSLYDGLV; translated from the exons ATGGGAAAGAATCAATCCAAGCTCTCTCCGGAGCAGCTTTCGGACCTGCAAAAGAACACCTACT TTGACAGGAAAGAGCTGCAGCAATGGTACAAAGGCTTCTTGAAGGATTGCCCTTCTGGCACGCTGGACAAGCAAGAATTTTGCCGTATCTACAAGCAATTTTTCCCCTTTGGTGATCCATCGACATTTGCAGAATACGTGTTCAATGTATTCGACGAGAACAAGAACGGCACCATCGACTTTAAGGAGTTCATCTGCGCACTCAGCGTCACATCGCGTGGCAGACTAGACGAGAAGCTGAGATGGGCATTCCAACTCTACGACATTGACGGAGATGGTACCATCACCTACGATGAGATGCTCA CCATCGTGAGAAGCATCTACAAGATGACGGGCCAGATGGTGAAACTGccagaagacgaagacACACCAGAGAAA AGAGTAGACAAGATCTTCCGTATGATGGACCGCGACAAGAACGCACAGC TCTCCTTCGAAGAGTTTCAGGAGGGAAGTAAGCAGGACCCTACCATCGTACAGGCGCTCTCGCTCTACGACGGTCTCGTTTAA